One Aphidius gifuensis isolate YNYX2018 linkage group LG5, ASM1490517v1, whole genome shotgun sequence genomic region harbors:
- the LOC122857160 gene encoding exosome complex component RRP40, whose product MLSNMKEAGEIVMPGDTIKVATPQNPKEKIILGPGLRRDGDILYACKAGLLKFRTPSIYYVDSYQRRYIPNRGESVVGIVTQKAGDIFKVDIGASEQASLPYLAFEGATKRNRPDVQIGDIVFAKLLIASKDMEPELVCVDSQGKKGKLGVLGPDGLLISCSLNLTRKLLNPNNRLFTLFAKEQAYEIAVGMNGKIWLKARSIKETVALANGILASEYTPTDKILSLCNDIAQTVLIS is encoded by the exons atgttatcAAATATGAAAGAAGCTGGTGAAATTGTAATGCCAGGTGACACAATAAAAGTAGCAACACCACAAaatccaaaagaaaaaataatacttggtCCAGGATTACGTCGTGATGGtgatattttatatgcatGTAAAGCaggtttattaaaatttcgtacaccatcaatttattatgttgACAGTTATCAAAgaag aTATATTCCAAATCGTGGTGAAAGTGTTGTTGGTATTGTAACCCAAAAAGCTGGTGATATATTTAAAGTTGATATTGGTGCATCTGAACAAGCATCACTTCCATATCTTGCATTTGAAGGTGCAACTAAAAGAAATCGTCCAGATGTACAAATTGGTGATATTGTATttgctaaattattaatagcaTCAAAAGATATGGAACCAGAATTAGTATGTGTTGATTCACAAGGTAAAAAAGGTAAACTTGGTGTTCTTGGACCAGAtggattattaatatcatgttcattaaatttaacaagaaaattattaaatccaaATAATAGACTATTTACTTTATTTGCTAAAGAACAAGCTTATGAAATTGCTGTTGGTATGAATGGTAAAATATGGCTAAAAGCAAGATCAATCAAAGAAACAGTTGCTTTGGCAAATGGTATATTAGCATCAGAATATACACCAACTGATAAAATACTATCATTATGTAATGATATTGCACAAACTGTTCTTATATCatag
- the LOC122857158 gene encoding PXMP2/4 family protein 3, with protein MSLSKPSELIYEIIGSYFSRLYTDPIKTKAITSCVLATSGNYVAQKIMGAKKLNDDTLLAFGLFGLFFGGPVPHYFYKYIPQIVKNPLGILLIERLIYTPLFQSLSLYMLSILEGKTHDDSYSNLKKMYLPILMANWKYLTLLQFINIKYVPPMLRVLVVNLIGFLWTIYLANAREKKMNNQRPKK; from the exons atgtcACTATCAAAACCATCAGAacttatttatgaaattattggATCTTATTTCAGCAGATTGTATACAGATCCAATTAAAACAAAAGCAATAACAAG ctGTGTACTTGCAACAAGTGGCAACTATGTTGCTCAAAAAATTATgggagcaaaaaaattaaatgatgacaCTTTACTTGCATTTGGATTATTtgg aTTGTTCTTTGGTGGACCAGTACCTCATTATTTCTACAAATACATTCCTCAGATTGTTAAAAATCCATTgggaattttattaattgaaagaCTTATTTACACTCCATTATTTCAATCATTGTCATTGTACATGCTTTCAATACTTGAG GGTAAAACACATGATGATtcttattcaaatttaaaaaaaatgtatttaccAATTTTAATGGCCAATTGGAAGTACTTGACATTGCtgcaatttattaatattaaatatgttCCACCAATG ctTCGTGTTCTCGTTGTGAATTTGATTGGCTTCCTCTGGACAATTTATCTAGCAAATgctagagaaaaaaaaatgaataatcaacgaccaaaaaaataa